The following proteins come from a genomic window of Methanocella conradii HZ254:
- a CDS encoding FprA family A-type flavoprotein produces MREVKNGIYWVGAIDWNMRDFHGYDTPKGTSYNAYLIVDEKVALVDTVKEGFSEEMFMNVSRLVEPERIDYVIINHLEKDHSGSIEEVMERTKGARIYCSTRAKPGLVDKYGERWPIVVVNTGDTLQLGKKTLRFIETPMVHWPDSMFTYVEEDRVLLPNDAFGQHIATSQRFEDEVRANIMYDARAYYANILMPLSSIISETLKKLPSLGIAPEIIAPSHGLIWRKGPERIIRAYEEWSQFKARGEAVIAYSSMWGLTDEMARLIAFGVMEEGVDVRVYDLGVSTLSSIMTDVLEAKAVIVGSSTQNNMMLHRTAEFMAYLKGLRPKNKIGAAFGAYGWAGGAVKEIDEGLKAIGLETVEPLSLNHIMTTLSHEDKKRCVEFGRGIARKVKEALK; encoded by the coding sequence ATGAGAGAAGTGAAGAATGGCATATACTGGGTCGGCGCCATCGACTGGAACATGCGGGATTTCCACGGCTATGATACGCCAAAGGGGACGAGCTACAACGCTTACCTCATCGTGGACGAGAAGGTCGCGCTGGTCGACACGGTCAAAGAGGGGTTTTCAGAGGAGATGTTCATGAACGTCTCCAGGCTCGTGGAGCCAGAGCGCATTGACTACGTCATAATAAATCATCTGGAGAAGGACCACTCGGGCTCGATTGAAGAGGTCATGGAAAGGACAAAAGGGGCGAGAATATACTGCTCCACCAGGGCAAAGCCCGGGCTCGTCGATAAGTATGGGGAAAGGTGGCCCATCGTTGTCGTTAATACGGGGGATACGCTGCAACTGGGGAAGAAGACGCTCCGCTTCATCGAGACGCCAATGGTTCACTGGCCGGACAGCATGTTCACCTACGTGGAGGAGGACAGGGTGCTGCTGCCAAACGATGCCTTCGGCCAGCACATCGCCACATCGCAGCGCTTCGAGGACGAGGTCAGGGCGAACATAATGTACGATGCCAGGGCCTACTATGCGAACATACTGATGCCGCTCTCCTCGATCATTTCTGAGACCCTCAAGAAGCTGCCCTCCCTGGGCATAGCCCCTGAGATAATCGCCCCATCTCATGGCCTTATCTGGCGTAAAGGCCCGGAGAGGATCATCAGGGCGTATGAGGAGTGGTCACAGTTCAAGGCCAGGGGCGAGGCGGTAATCGCGTATAGCTCCATGTGGGGCCTCACGGACGAGATGGCAAGGCTCATCGCCTTCGGCGTGATGGAGGAGGGGGTGGATGTGAGGGTATACGACCTGGGCGTATCGACGCTGAGCTCCATCATGACGGACGTGCTGGAGGCGAAGGCTGTCATAGTAGGCTCCTCCACCCAGAATAATATGATGCTGCACCGCACGGCCGAGTTCATGGCCTACCTGAAGGGCCTGAGGCCGAAGAACAAGATTGGCGCGGCGTTCGGCGCCTACGGCTGGGCCGGCGGGGCGGTAAAGGAGATCGACGAGGGCCTAAAGGCCATCGGCCTCGAAACGGTGGAGCCTCTCTCGCTTAATCACATCATGACCACGCTTAGCCATGAGGACAAAAAGAGGTGCGTCGAGTTCGGGCGGGGCATCGCCCGGAAAGTAAAGGAGGCTTTAAAGTGA
- the hemL gene encoding glutamate-1-semialdehyde 2,1-aminomutase, with product MKLDISKALFDEALGLMPGGVSSPVRAVKPYPFYTRSAKGSHIIDVDGNDYIDYCMGYGPLILGHQPAPVKEAIQRQLDEGWLYGTPCELEVKYARKIREYVPSMQMMRFVSTGGEATMSAIRVARGYTGRDKVVKMEGGFHGAHDCVLVKAGSGAATMGVPDSAGVPGDVAKNTLQVPFNDIKALEACLEANRDEVACVIMEPIMCNMGPIMPKDGYLKAVRNLTREFGVLLIFDEVITGFRVGMYGAQGYYGVEPDMTTLGKIAGGGLPIGIFGGRRDIMEKVAPSGDVYQAGTFNGNPLSLAAGMATLEYLDKARVHRKLNEAGNALRGGLSELFKRTKLGYSVSGTASMFQVFFGPLPENYEQALKCDRELYMKFWSHMLESGVFLPPSQYETCFLSAAHTDEDFQVTIRAMIQSLGALK from the coding sequence TTGAAGCTTGACATTTCTAAGGCGCTATTCGATGAGGCGTTAGGGCTGATGCCGGGGGGCGTGTCGAGCCCGGTGAGGGCGGTCAAGCCCTACCCGTTTTACACGAGGTCGGCTAAGGGCAGCCACATCATCGACGTGGATGGCAACGATTACATCGATTATTGCATGGGATATGGGCCGCTCATACTCGGGCATCAGCCCGCCCCTGTCAAGGAGGCCATCCAGAGGCAGCTAGACGAGGGATGGCTTTATGGCACGCCCTGCGAGCTCGAGGTAAAGTACGCCCGGAAGATAAGGGAGTACGTGCCGAGCATGCAGATGATGCGCTTCGTGAGCACGGGCGGCGAGGCCACCATGAGCGCCATACGCGTGGCGAGGGGCTACACCGGGAGGGATAAGGTCGTGAAGATGGAGGGCGGCTTCCACGGTGCGCACGACTGCGTCCTGGTGAAGGCGGGGAGCGGCGCGGCCACGATGGGCGTGCCTGACTCGGCTGGGGTGCCAGGGGACGTGGCTAAGAACACCCTTCAGGTGCCCTTTAACGATATCAAGGCGCTGGAGGCCTGCCTGGAGGCCAACAGGGATGAGGTCGCCTGCGTGATCATGGAGCCTATAATGTGTAACATGGGGCCGATCATGCCAAAGGATGGCTACTTGAAGGCAGTCAGGAACCTGACCAGGGAGTTTGGAGTCCTCTTAATATTCGATGAGGTCATCACCGGGTTCAGGGTGGGCATGTACGGGGCGCAGGGCTACTATGGCGTGGAGCCTGACATGACCACGCTGGGCAAGATCGCCGGTGGCGGCCTTCCAATAGGGATTTTTGGCGGGAGGAGGGATATCATGGAGAAGGTCGCCCCAAGTGGAGACGTTTATCAGGCGGGCACGTTCAACGGCAACCCCCTTTCATTGGCAGCAGGCATGGCAACTCTTGAGTACCTTGATAAGGCCCGCGTCCATAGGAAGCTGAACGAGGCGGGCAACGCCCTGCGCGGCGGACTTTCCGAGCTGTTTAAGAGGACGAAGCTTGGCTACTCGGTGTCTGGCACGGCCTCCATGTTCCAGGTATTCTTTGGCCCGCTGCCGGAAAACTATGAGCAGGCGCTGAAGTGCGACAGGGAGCTTTACATGAAGTTCTGGTCGCACATGCTCGAGAGCGGGGTCTTCCTGCCCCCATCCCAGTACGAGACCTGCTTCCTGTCCGCGGCGCACACGGATGAGGACTTCCAGGTCACGATACGCGCCATGATCCAGTCGCTGGGAGCCCTGAAATGA
- a CDS encoding rubredoxin-like domain-containing protein, whose translation MCKVCGYIHEGEEPPEECPLCGAPKSEFVRVP comes from the coding sequence ATGTGCAAGGTATGCGGGTACATACACGAGGGCGAGGAGCCGCCCGAGGAGTGCCCCCTGTGTGGGGCGCCTAAGTCTGAGTTCGTGAGGGTGCCCTAG
- a CDS encoding precorrin-2 dehydrogenase/sirohydrochlorin ferrochelatase family protein, with protein sequence MGEYLPLFIDFSGKKVVIFGGGAVGERKARYFAGAEVTVVSREFTQCLEELGRDGVVRLDCRSVGSDDVASLIEGAFLVVAATGDKALNDEITRIAVERGILANNATGDSPAIVPSLVKKGDIMVAISTGGRSPAMAKYLRKRLELALGDDIGHMLSLQEAARDALKSIEKDQKRREQILWEILEDAEVWEALQESDEKAMETARRHFRPDR encoded by the coding sequence ATGGGCGAGTACCTGCCCCTTTTCATAGACTTTTCGGGTAAGAAGGTCGTGATATTCGGCGGCGGCGCCGTGGGGGAGCGTAAGGCCCGCTACTTTGCGGGCGCCGAGGTTACCGTGGTGAGCCGTGAATTCACCCAATGCCTGGAGGAGCTGGGGAGAGATGGCGTGGTAAGGCTGGACTGCCGCTCCGTAGGAAGCGATGACGTCGCCTCGCTCATCGAGGGTGCGTTCCTCGTGGTGGCTGCCACCGGCGATAAAGCCCTCAACGACGAGATCACTCGTATAGCCGTAGAGCGAGGAATCCTTGCCAACAACGCCACCGGCGATTCGCCGGCCATCGTTCCCTCCCTGGTAAAAAAGGGTGACATCATGGTGGCCATTTCAACGGGGGGGCGCAGCCCCGCAATGGCAAAATACCTGAGGAAAAGGCTAGAATTAGCGCTGGGCGACGACATAGGGCATATGCTAAGCCTACAGGAGGCTGCCAGAGATGCGCTAAAATCCATAGAAAAAGACCAGAAGCGCCGCGAGCAGATATTGTGGGAAATACTCGAAGACGCGGAGGTCTGGGAAGCGCTCCAGGAATCTGATGAAAAGGCGATGGAGACGGCGAGGAGGCACTTTCGGCCAGATAGATAA
- a CDS encoding mechanosensitive ion channel domain-containing protein has protein sequence MLRSKLRYTLASSLIIALIALIIIIPFFNPALSIYVSVLAIGMSLALQKYLASFAGFFVIKSSNIFDVGDRIRIGSTKGDVKHIGLFHVILDEVGEDEKMGGELTGRIVHVPNLVVLDQPVLNFSKDYSIKEELISCGYIFDEIRIPLKPTSDVKKAASILEDLLRAENNAIMKDARAAFTDGLPNFIHDLENGPRITVHIEEKAVWIKGRFVTPIVERNVFKTRITMAFLERIKGDPDIAIGEK, from the coding sequence GTGCTTAGGTCAAAGCTTAGATACACGTTGGCGTCTTCGCTCATAATCGCCTTAATTGCCCTGATAATCATAATACCCTTCTTTAACCCAGCCCTGAGCATCTACGTCTCCGTCCTCGCAATAGGCATGTCACTGGCCCTCCAGAAGTACCTGGCCAGCTTCGCCGGCTTCTTCGTCATAAAGTCGAGCAACATCTTCGACGTGGGGGACAGGATACGCATCGGAAGCACGAAGGGCGACGTGAAGCACATCGGCCTGTTCCACGTCATCCTTGACGAGGTTGGGGAGGACGAGAAGATGGGCGGCGAGCTCACCGGCAGGATTGTCCACGTGCCCAACCTGGTCGTCCTGGACCAGCCCGTGCTCAACTTCTCGAAGGACTACTCGATAAAGGAGGAGCTCATCTCATGTGGCTACATCTTTGACGAGATACGCATACCTCTCAAGCCTACCAGTGACGTTAAGAAGGCGGCCTCAATCCTTGAGGACCTGCTGAGGGCTGAGAACAACGCCATCATGAAGGATGCCAGGGCGGCGTTTACCGACGGCCTCCCCAACTTCATCCACGACCTTGAGAATGGCCCCCGTATTACGGTGCACATTGAGGAAAAGGCCGTGTGGATTAAGGGCCGGTTTGTCACGCCCATAGTAGAGAGGAACGTGTTCAAGACCCGCATAACCATGGCCTTCCTCGAGCGCATCAAGGGCGATCCAGACATCGCAATCGGCGAAAAATGA
- the hemA gene encoding glutamyl-tRNA reductase → MSFITSASINHHRASVERIEQARFKDVEAALKRLLRLGASEAMILQTCNRVELYAVAEDKEVLKRFCVAEGLPPMEHAIGDDTLLHLLRLACGLDSMIIGEDQILGQLKAAYLLSEKNGAMGSVLSTAVLKAIDAGKRARMETRINKGSVSIGSAAVELAESLLGSLRDKSILVVGAGEMGTLVANGLAEKNLKGIYVANRTYEQAVRLASSLGGTAVRLDDICNYIGVADVLICATAAPHVIITKKMVEACVKGRRLLIIDITNPRNVEESVSQVPGVMLHNIDSLKRISEANLERRRAEVTHVERIIAEELAYMKRAYARQRADSVIGDLYLKADSVRLAELERAVSRLSSHGGLNDVQKGILNDFSRSLTSKILAAPTRKLRMAAENGDDDYIRAARILFASEENDELSSNKA, encoded by the coding sequence ATGTCTTTTATAACCAGCGCGTCCATCAACCACCACAGGGCCTCCGTCGAGCGCATAGAGCAAGCCAGGTTCAAGGACGTGGAGGCGGCCCTCAAGAGGCTTCTACGGCTGGGAGCCTCCGAGGCGATGATACTCCAGACCTGCAACCGTGTAGAGCTGTATGCGGTAGCGGAGGATAAGGAAGTATTGAAAAGGTTCTGTGTGGCAGAGGGGCTTCCCCCGATGGAGCACGCCATTGGGGATGACACGCTCCTACACCTGCTCAGGCTGGCCTGCGGCCTCGACTCAATGATAATAGGCGAGGACCAGATTTTGGGCCAGCTAAAGGCGGCATACCTTTTGTCGGAGAAGAATGGCGCAATGGGCAGCGTGCTGTCCACCGCAGTCCTGAAAGCCATAGATGCTGGCAAGCGGGCGAGGATGGAGACCCGCATTAACAAGGGCTCGGTGTCGATAGGCTCCGCGGCGGTGGAGCTCGCGGAGTCTTTGCTTGGCAGCCTCCGGGATAAGTCCATCCTGGTGGTGGGGGCGGGCGAGATGGGCACCCTTGTGGCCAATGGCCTGGCCGAGAAGAACTTAAAGGGCATATACGTGGCAAACCGCACCTACGAGCAGGCGGTGAGGCTCGCCAGTAGCCTTGGAGGCACTGCGGTGAGGCTGGACGACATATGCAACTACATCGGAGTCGCAGACGTTCTGATTTGCGCCACCGCGGCGCCCCACGTCATCATCACGAAAAAGATGGTCGAGGCGTGCGTAAAGGGCAGGCGGCTGCTCATCATAGACATAACGAATCCCAGGAACGTGGAGGAGTCGGTCTCTCAGGTTCCTGGGGTCATGCTGCACAACATAGACAGCCTGAAGAGGATAAGCGAGGCCAACCTGGAGCGCAGGAGGGCGGAGGTCACGCATGTGGAGCGCATCATCGCCGAAGAGCTTGCGTACATGAAGAGGGCTTACGCTCGACAGCGGGCCGATAGCGTGATAGGCGACTTATATCTAAAGGCGGACAGCGTGAGGCTTGCCGAGCTCGAGAGAGCGGTGAGCCGCCTCTCCTCGCATGGGGGCCTGAACGACGTCCAGAAGGGAATCCTAAACGATTTCTCCCGCTCGCTTACGAGCAAGATACTGGCCGCGCCTACGAGGAAGCTGAGGATGGCGGCGGAGAACGGGGACGACGACTATATAAGGGCGGCGAGGATACTGTTCGCTTCGGAGGAAAACGATGAGCTATCCAGTAACAAGGCCTAG
- a CDS encoding DUF4013 domain-containing protein has protein sequence MPRNDDLLETFIGSLKYASSSISALLIGGIVFFLAMFLVGLPFFLGYITKCMREAIDGNGVLPEWGDIAGMLRDGVRMLVVFMAYALAYLVIVSLTTIPLFVFQKLGMPYMAFLSTIALLLTMAVVAGAFSIIFFASWVLYATSGSVSAALSPQKIRRLISLNPAGYLTALLASLAIMAAASASALLVIVIPWVAFTASTAISFIYSKYYQSAMKMAGGVA, from the coding sequence ATGCCCAGGAATGACGACCTACTGGAAACCTTTATAGGCTCGCTAAAGTACGCCTCGTCCAGCATCTCCGCCCTCCTCATCGGCGGCATCGTATTCTTTTTGGCGATGTTCCTGGTTGGCCTCCCCTTCTTCCTGGGGTATATCACGAAGTGCATGAGGGAGGCCATAGATGGAAATGGGGTACTGCCCGAGTGGGGCGACATAGCGGGCATGCTTCGGGATGGCGTCAGGATGCTCGTGGTGTTTATGGCCTACGCCCTAGCATACCTGGTCATAGTCTCCCTGACCACCATACCCTTATTCGTCTTCCAGAAGCTCGGCATGCCATACATGGCGTTTCTCAGCACCATCGCCCTCCTCCTCACCATGGCGGTGGTGGCGGGGGCGTTCTCAATCATCTTCTTCGCCTCATGGGTGTTGTATGCGACCAGCGGCAGCGTGAGCGCGGCCCTGAGCCCCCAAAAAATAAGGCGGCTAATCTCCCTCAACCCGGCGGGCTATCTCACTGCGCTTCTCGCCTCCCTGGCCATCATGGCCGCGGCCTCAGCCTCCGCCCTATTAGTGATAGTCATACCGTGGGTGGCCTTCACGGCGTCTACTGCCATATCCTTCATATACTCTAAGTATTACCAGTCCGCCATGAAGATGGCTGGCGGGGTGGCATGA
- a CDS encoding XTP/dITP diphosphatase: MQRPTIYFVTTNAGKLREARALFQDYFDVEQVDMAYPELQDEDLSKIAAYGARYCADLLGREVIVEDSGLFIDALNGFPGPYSSYVQKTIGNKGILKLMEGVEGRRAEFRSVVGYCKPGEEPTTFTGIWWGDILYEETGTNGFGFDPIFSYRRFPVGEMTLEQKNEVSHRRRSMIAFRDWYLSKTK; this comes from the coding sequence ATGCAGAGGCCTACCATCTACTTCGTCACGACCAACGCGGGCAAGCTCCGCGAGGCGAGGGCGCTTTTCCAGGACTATTTTGACGTGGAGCAGGTCGACATGGCCTATCCTGAGCTACAGGATGAGGACCTGAGCAAGATAGCAGCGTATGGCGCAAGGTATTGTGCCGACTTGCTTGGCAGGGAGGTCATCGTCGAGGACTCCGGCCTGTTCATCGACGCCCTGAATGGTTTCCCGGGCCCCTACTCATCTTACGTGCAGAAGACCATCGGCAATAAGGGCATTTTAAAGCTGATGGAGGGCGTTGAGGGGAGGCGTGCCGAGTTTCGCTCGGTGGTCGGTTACTGTAAGCCAGGGGAGGAGCCTACGACTTTCACGGGTATCTGGTGGGGCGATATCCTGTACGAGGAGACCGGCACAAATGGCTTCGGCTTTGACCCCATATTTTCGTACAGGCGCTTCCCCGTGGGGGAGATGACCCTCGAGCAGAAGAACGAGGTGAGCCATCGCCGGCGCTCCATGATAGCTTTCAGAGACTGGTACCTGAGCAAAACAAAGTAA
- a CDS encoding uroporphyrinogen-III synthase produces MRRVAVTRPARFLPAAAEYLRSKGLEAVPVPMMEMVPRNDGGVDAFVERLSAWQVDVVVLTSQNGLRFLLERGDKSLIELLNKVEVLAIGPKTKKALEERGIKPKSMPSTYSSEGIVKEFSFPGKRVEVLRSDHGNPVLIKGLEDGGAIVTETILYDIVPLNGKEQEGFVREALSGRIDAFTFTSAMTAKSLLLKAESMGVLNELKMAINAKKVAVIGNPTAEFLKNSGIRVDVVPDRFTFEDMIDALARVL; encoded by the coding sequence ATGAGGCGCGTCGCCGTGACCAGGCCCGCCAGGTTCCTGCCCGCCGCCGCTGAGTATTTGCGCTCAAAGGGCCTGGAGGCGGTGCCGGTCCCGATGATGGAGATGGTGCCAAGGAATGATGGCGGCGTCGACGCCTTCGTCGAGCGGCTTAGCGCCTGGCAGGTGGACGTGGTCGTGCTGACCAGCCAGAATGGCCTACGCTTTCTGCTAGAGAGAGGCGATAAAAGCCTTATAGAGCTGCTCAACAAGGTAGAGGTTCTCGCAATAGGCCCTAAGACTAAAAAGGCTCTGGAGGAGCGCGGCATAAAGCCTAAAAGCATGCCCTCCACGTATTCGAGCGAAGGCATCGTCAAAGAATTCTCTTTCCCTGGAAAGCGCGTCGAGGTATTGCGCAGCGACCACGGCAACCCGGTCCTCATAAAGGGCCTTGAGGATGGCGGGGCCATCGTGACTGAAACGATACTCTACGACATCGTCCCCCTCAACGGCAAAGAGCAGGAGGGCTTTGTCCGCGAGGCGCTATCGGGGCGCATCGACGCCTTCACGTTCACGAGCGCCATGACCGCTAAAAGCCTGCTCTTAAAGGCCGAGTCCATGGGCGTATTAAACGAGCTAAAGATGGCCATAAACGCCAAAAAGGTCGCTGTCATAGGCAACCCCACGGCCGAATTTTTAAAAAACAGCGGCATCAGGGTTGACGTCGTCCCGGATAGGTTCACCTTCGAGGACATGATAGACGCGCTTGCCAGAGTGCTCTAG
- the hemC gene encoding hydroxymethylbilane synthase codes for MRIGTRGSRLAMAQADKVCRMLRERGIDAEPVVIKTSGDIHTSEPLHVIKGGVGAFVREIDEFLLNGEVDAAVHSLKDVPTKRPPGLATAAVLRRESALDVAISRSGERLSELKEGAVVGTSSTRRAALIKRHYPGLVTKNIRGNVDTRLRKLRDGEYDAILLAEAGLIRLGISLPVERLDPYEFVPSANQGVIAVVARPGTAAFEAASALNDFDTWLETRVERLITSALDGGCVVPMGAYARRAGDDLDVVCEVLSLDGRRQARVRERIPVDGYEAHAMRLAESLAANGGKELVEEAKRELKG; via the coding sequence ATGAGGATAGGGACGAGGGGCAGCAGGCTTGCCATGGCGCAGGCCGATAAGGTCTGCCGCATGCTTCGGGAGCGCGGCATCGATGCGGAGCCAGTTGTCATCAAGACGTCTGGCGATATTCATACGAGCGAGCCGCTACACGTCATAAAAGGAGGTGTTGGAGCCTTCGTCAGGGAGATAGACGAGTTTCTCCTGAATGGCGAGGTGGACGCCGCCGTCCATAGCCTCAAGGACGTGCCCACGAAGAGGCCCCCCGGGCTGGCCACCGCGGCGGTGCTGAGGCGAGAGTCGGCCCTGGACGTGGCCATATCAAGAAGTGGGGAGCGGCTTTCCGAGCTAAAGGAGGGCGCCGTAGTGGGCACTTCGAGCACCCGCCGGGCCGCCCTCATCAAAAGGCACTACCCCGGCCTCGTCACTAAAAATATACGGGGCAACGTAGACACCAGGCTGAGGAAGCTCAGGGATGGCGAGTACGACGCCATCCTCCTGGCCGAAGCGGGCCTTATCAGGCTCGGCATCAGCCTGCCCGTGGAGAGGCTTGATCCATACGAGTTCGTGCCATCGGCTAACCAGGGCGTGATAGCCGTGGTGGCGAGGCCGGGCACGGCCGCGTTTGAGGCGGCCTCCGCCCTGAATGATTTCGACACGTGGCTCGAGACCAGGGTGGAGCGGCTCATCACCTCGGCCCTGGACGGCGGCTGCGTCGTGCCCATGGGGGCCTATGCGAGGCGGGCTGGGGACGATTTGGACGTGGTCTGCGAGGTGCTGTCGCTTGATGGGCGGCGGCAGGCCCGGGTCAGGGAAAGGATACCTGTAGATGGGTATGAGGCCCATGCGATGAGGCTGGCGGAGTCGCTGGCGGCGAACGGAGGAAAAGAGCTTGTAGAGGAGGCTAAGAGGGAGCTGAAAGGATGA
- the hemB gene encoding porphobilinogen synthase encodes MSYPVTRPRRLRRNRLLRDLVGEASLDVKDLIYPIFIDEAASGRRPVESMPGVERIPLSMVEEEADAVEALGIPAVLLFGIPARKDETGCCAYQEGNVIESAIKKIKARRRNLLIITDVCLCEYTTHGHCGPIKGDTVDNDATLDIIAKVAVNYARAGADIVAPSGMMDGMVHAIRSELDFNGLKDTAIMSYAAKYASAMYGPFREAAGSGYTGFDRSSYQMDSRNSDEAMREVALDIEEGADIIIVKPALSYLDVVYRVKKEFGVPVAAYSVSGEYAMVKAAASRGWLDEKKVALEMLLSMKRAGADMIITYFAKDIAQTL; translated from the coding sequence ATGAGCTATCCAGTAACAAGGCCTAGGCGGCTCAGGCGCAACAGGCTGCTAAGGGACCTGGTGGGAGAGGCATCGCTTGACGTGAAGGACCTTATTTACCCGATTTTCATCGATGAGGCCGCCAGCGGTCGCCGCCCCGTGGAGTCGATGCCAGGCGTCGAGCGCATACCGCTATCCATGGTGGAGGAGGAGGCGGACGCCGTAGAGGCGCTCGGAATACCCGCCGTCCTTCTCTTCGGCATACCCGCCAGGAAGGATGAGACGGGCTGCTGCGCTTACCAGGAGGGCAACGTCATCGAGAGCGCCATAAAAAAGATAAAGGCTAGGCGCCGCAATCTCCTCATAATCACGGATGTGTGCCTCTGCGAGTACACGACGCACGGCCACTGCGGGCCTATAAAGGGGGACACTGTGGACAACGACGCCACGCTCGACATCATCGCAAAGGTGGCGGTAAACTACGCCAGGGCTGGGGCGGACATCGTGGCGCCTTCGGGCATGATGGACGGCATGGTGCACGCCATAAGGAGCGAGCTGGACTTCAACGGGCTGAAGGATACGGCCATAATGTCATATGCGGCCAAGTACGCCTCGGCCATGTATGGCCCGTTCAGGGAGGCCGCGGGCTCGGGCTACACCGGGTTCGACCGGTCTTCATATCAGATGGATTCGAGGAACAGCGATGAGGCGATGCGCGAGGTGGCCCTGGACATCGAGGAGGGCGCAGATATTATAATTGTTAAGCCAGCTCTCTCATACCTTGACGTAGTCTATCGGGTTAAAAAGGAGTTCGGCGTGCCGGTCGCGGCGTACAGCGTGAGCGGAGAGTACGCCATGGTGAAGGCGGCAGCTTCACGAGGATGGCTCGACGAGAAAAAGGTCGCCCTCGAGATGCTGCTATCCATGAAGCGGGCGGGCGCCGACATGATAATAACATACTTTGCGAAGGACATAGCACAAACGTTATAG
- the cobA gene encoding uroporphyrinogen-III C-methyltransferase gives MTEKGKVYLVGAGPGDPELLTIKAERLISEADVILYDALVGEGVKGLFPPGARLIDVGKRADDHNFSQEEINEMLVGLASQYKRIVRLKGGDPYVFGRGGEEAEALVKAGIEVEVVPGVTSAIAVPGQAGIPVTHRGYSSALTIITGHEDPTKGDSALNFKALAQMKGTIVILMGVSRLRENVEALLANGKPMDTPVAIIERGTTDRERITSGTLGNIVSMAELRGVKPPAIIVVGEVVGLRRILK, from the coding sequence ATGACTGAGAAGGGGAAGGTTTATCTTGTTGGGGCGGGGCCGGGCGACCCCGAGCTTCTTACCATTAAGGCGGAGAGGCTTATTAGTGAGGCTGACGTCATCCTGTACGATGCCCTTGTGGGCGAGGGCGTCAAGGGGCTATTCCCGCCTGGCGCGAGGCTCATAGACGTGGGGAAGAGGGCTGACGACCATAATTTTAGCCAGGAAGAGATCAACGAGATGCTCGTGGGCCTGGCCTCGCAGTATAAGCGCATAGTCAGGCTCAAGGGCGGGGACCCCTACGTGTTCGGGAGAGGTGGGGAGGAGGCGGAAGCGCTGGTGAAGGCGGGCATAGAGGTGGAGGTGGTGCCTGGCGTCACGTCGGCAATAGCCGTGCCCGGGCAAGCGGGCATACCCGTGACGCACAGGGGCTACTCCTCAGCCCTGACCATAATCACGGGCCACGAGGACCCGACGAAGGGCGACTCGGCGCTGAACTTCAAGGCCCTTGCGCAGATGAAAGGCACCATAGTAATATTGATGGGCGTCAGCCGTCTCAGGGAGAACGTGGAAGCCCTGCTCGCAAACGGGAAGCCAATGGATACCCCGGTCGCCATAATCGAGCGGGGCACGACGGATAGGGAAAGGATAACTTCGGGCACCCTGGGCAATATCGTGAGCATGGCTGAGCTTCGAGGCGTGAAGCCTCCGGCCATCATCGTCGTTGGAGAGGTCGTGGGGCTGAGGAGAATCCTGAAATGA